A window of Apium graveolens cultivar Ventura chromosome 8, ASM990537v1, whole genome shotgun sequence contains these coding sequences:
- the LOC141676843 gene encoding NADP-dependent malic enzyme-like, with amino-acid sequence MSKQTKIPLEETRKKIWLVDSKGLIVSHRKESLQHFKKPWAHEHEPCTTLIDAVKAIKPTVLIGTSGQGKTFTKEVVEAMASFNKKPLIMALSNPTSQAECTAEEAYNWSEGRAVFASGSPFDPVKYNNQLYIPGQANNAYIFPGLGLGLVMSGAIRMHDEMLLAASEALACQVTQEHYDKGMTFPPFSNIRTISANIAAKVAAKAYDLGLATHLPRPEDLVKFAESCMYSPNYHIYR; translated from the exons ATGTCGAAGCAG ACAAAAATTCCTTTGGAAGAGACACGTAAGAAGATCTGGCTCGTGGACTCGAAG GGATTAATAGTTAGCCATCGCAAAGAATCCCTTCAACATTTCAAGAAACCATGGGCTCATGAACATGAACCTTGCACAACCCTAATTGATGCTGTCAAG GCTATTAAGCCAACAGTCTTGATTGGAACATCAGGACAGGGGAAGACATTCACTAAAGAAGTTGTAGAGGCTATGGCTTCTTTCAATAAG AAACCTCTTATTATGGCTCTCTCAAACCCAACCTCTCAAGCTGAGTGCACTGCTGAAGAAGCTTATAACTGGTCTGAG GGCCGCGCAGTGTTTGCCAGTGGAAGTCCATTTGACCCTGTGAAATACAATAACCAACTTTACATTCCTGGCCAG GCAAATAACGCATATATCTTTCCTGGACTTGGACTTGGTTTGGTTATGTCTGGTGCAATCCGCATGCACGATGAAATGCTTCTTGCAGCTT CTGAAGCTTTGGCCTGTCAAGTAACACAGGAACACTATGATAAGGGAATGACATTCCCGCCATTTTCTAATATCAGAACAATATCCGCTAACATTGCAGCTAAAGTTGCTGCTAAAGCATATGATCTTG GCTTGGCAACACATCTTCCTCGACCAGAAGATCTTGTCAAGTTTGCTGAAAGCTGCATGTATAGTCCCAACTATCACATTTACCGGTGA